One genomic region from Bactrocera tryoni isolate S06 chromosome 3, CSIRO_BtryS06_freeze2, whole genome shotgun sequence encodes:
- the LOC120771613 gene encoding SNF-related serine/threonine-protein kinase, producing the protein MHSDENMAFGASATQIQSISGCSGGSYDGKIAGLYDLEETLGSGHFAVVKLARHVFTGAKVAVKVVDKTKLDEISKAHLFQEVRCMKLVQHPNVVRLYEVIDTPTKLYLVLELGDGGDLYDYIMKHEGGLSEEFARKYFKQILRAITYCHQLHVVHRDLKPENVVFFEKIGVVKLTDFGFSNKFSPGQKLETFCGSLAYSAPEILLGDSYDAPAVDIWSLGVILYMLVCGQPPFEKANDSETLTMIMDCKYTVPPQVSQHCKQLISSMLVRDPKKRATLEQIAAHPWLSEIPDFDATDSLPLISRQELSDEDHAFIIQKMINGNIAPKEEILQALDKNQYNHITATYFLLAELRLRKRREEQLPKKHTSLFLPEVVTKANVTDSKREKQPDIKINSLDSNKIVMPINMVARPAAETKTDKRSRKCSIVREEDEDESGYENTNDGNELRVAITRRESISDGRLNCVVQERTKSNSMMQVDDRPKMTASVDATLVHKLNQIENHVTCDTGVKKDTSNFRTAKPPVMEDALRGMKDLEIGKLIPMSNKNPVLTHRRSKLSKIRTPSCSSSEASDDDTKARSKKKMNKFVGDTPTRFRMHRRDSHDDSSDSQDQSCPPSGSQIPSTQMVTGSNTNVSGKKDNQKHSKDHNKTDEKRKDGNSHTERQKKTPKDEKNKHNCSLESNSELFIIGTGRRRVRESQSLDRITEAQEYEFRQKCLTSDIQTDIRNSLFNVNSYTVAETKEEYEDDIISIDSQRIKNNSIFLEKNSMHIRESICKLNSIEDIILEDSKISKAIQLTGSKCFVTMKKIRKLGKYFPVVNFS; encoded by the exons ATGCACTCTGATGAGAATATGGCTTTCGGTGCATCGGCAACACAAATACAATCTATATCCGGTTGTAGCGGTGGTTCTTACGATGGAAAAATAGCTGGATTATATGATTTAGAAGAAACTCTAGGATCCGGACATTTTGCTGTAGTGAAATTGGCCCGACATGTATTTACTGGTGCCAAAGTAGCAGTGAAAGTAGTAGATAAGACTAAATTAGATGAAATATCCAAAGCCCATTTATTTCAAGAAGTAAG aTGTATGAAGTTGGTACAACATCCGAATGTGGTGCGTCTCTATGAGGTTATTGACACGCCAACTAAACTCTATTTAGTGTTGGAGTTGGGTGATGGTGGCGATCTTTATGATTATATAATGAAACATGAGGGGGGTCTTAGCGAAGAATTCgccagaaaatattttaaacaaattttacgaGCTATCACTTATTGTCATCAGCTGCATGTTGTTCACAG aGACCTGAAACCAGAAAAtgttgtattttttgaaaaaattggtgTCGTTAAATTAACAGACTTTGGATTTAGCAACAAATTTTCTCCTGGTCAAAAGTTGGAAACATTTTGCGGCAGTTTGGCGTATTCTGCACCGGAAATTCTTTTAGGAGACTCTTATGATGCGCCAGCTGTTG ATATATGGTCTCTGGGAGTAATACTTTATATGCTTGTTTGTGGTCAGCCACCTTTTGAAAAAGCGAATGATTCAGAAACTTTGACCATGATTATGGACTGTAAATATACGGTCCCACCACAGGTGTCTCAACATTGTAAACAGCTAATTAGTTCAATGTTGGTTCGTGACCCAAAAAAACGTGCTACCCTTGAACAGATTGCAGCACATCCTTGGTTAAGTGAAATACCCGATTTTGATGCGACCGATAGTTTGCCATTGATAAGCAGGCAAGAACTTAGTGATGAAGACCACGCTTTCataatacaaaaaatgattAACGGAAACATAGCTCCTAAAGAGGAAATTTTGCA ggCGCTGGACAAAAATCAATATAATCACATCACAGCAACATATTTCCTTTTGGCAGAATTGAGGCTACGTAAACGTCGCGAAGAGCAATTACCGAAAAAGCATACATCTCTCTTTTTACCAGAAGTTGTTACGAA ggCTAACGTTACAGATTCAAAGCGTGAGAAACAACcagacataaaaataaattctttggactcaaataaaatagtaatgccGATAAATATGGTGGCGCGACCTGCAGCGGAAACTAAAACC GATAAAAGAAGTAGAAAGTGTAGTATTGTCCGAGAAGAGGACGAAGACGAGTCTGGCTACGAAAATACGAATGATGGTAATGAATTACGTGTGGCTATTACACGACGAGAATCAATATCTGATGGTCGTTTGAATTGTGTGGTTCAAGAACGGACGAAATCCAATTCTATGATGCAAGTTGATGATCGCCCAAAAATGACTGCATCAGTAGACGCTACTTTAGTACATAAGCTTAACCAAATAGAAAATCACGTCACATGTGATACAGGTGTGAAGAAGGACACTTCAAATTTTAGAACAGCTAAACCACCCGTAATGGAAGATGCTTTAAGAGGAATGAAAGACCTTGAAATAGGCAAATTAATTCCTATGAGTAACAAAAACCCAGTACTAACACATCGTCGTAGCAAACTAAGCAAAATTCGAACACCCTCATGTAGTAGCTCGGAAGCATCGGATGATGATACTAAAGCACGTAGCAAGAAAAAGATGAACAAATTCGTTGGAGACACTCCAACGAGATTTCGTATGCACCGACGTGATTCCCACGATGATTCAAGTGATTCACAAGATCAATCGTGCCCTCCCTCTGGATCCCAAATACCATCAACACAAATGGTTACCGGCAGTAATACAAACGTAAGCGGAAAAAAGGATAATCAAAAACATAGCAAAGAT catAATAAAACTGATGAGAAGCGAAAGGACGGTAACTCGCACACAGAACGACAAAAGAAAACTCCGAAAGACGAGAAAAATAAACATAACTGTTCACTTGAATCAAATTCAGAATTGTTTATAATCGGAACAGGTCGGCGTCGTGTTCGGGAGAGCCAATCATTGGATCGTATAACCGAGGCACAGGAATACGAATTTCGTCAAAAATGTCTCACATCTGACATTCAAACCGATATTAGGAATTCTCTTTTTAATGTTAACTCATACACTGTTGCAGAAACTAAGGAAGAGTATGAAGATGATATAATTTCCATTGATTCACAAAGAATTAAGAACAATTCCATTTTCctcgaaaaaaattcaatgcaCATACGTGAAAGCATATGTAAATTGAACTCAATAGAAGATATTATTCTCGAAGATAGTAAGATATCAAAAGCAATTCAACTTACTGGCTCAAAATGTTTTGTTACTATGAAAAAAATTCGTAAGCTAGGTAAATATTTTCCGGtagtaaatttttcttaa
- the LOC120771278 gene encoding ubiquitin carboxyl-terminal hydrolase 33, translating to MAQKRSKMCPHIGNEHVLEIKKLEKVKSCAECEYSGPNLWICLQRNCLRVGCSEQANDHSTEHFQLDNCHCLHMNMSSQRLWCYLCEREVFIDVKPTLIEDPFITAMRSTVASPKYEKDSSDGNESDENNEEISSSSNGLIGLQNIANTCYMNSALQALSNVQPMTHYFLNCSDLVEHIVEQSSNRNKVGLAKSYQRLIHDIWCRKGIGKDYIAPRGILYGIRSVHPMFRGFQQHDTQEFLRCFMDQLHEELKENSHVLPIMSSTKTPMIETNTSEEPVDSDSVSQSSSLSDSEYETCDSSLSQHSNQVKGQLNASSADRSRRTRKSHNSSSQPQAEVHSIISDVFDGKLLSSVQCLTCDRISTREETFQDLSLPIPNRDYLNMLHQNHSLSAQSLNSIDTLAPNNTDGWFTWFWKVFRSWLWGPSVTLYDCMSSFFSADELKGDNMYSCEKCNKLRTGIKYSQILELPEVLCIHLKRFRHDLSYSSKISSPVHFPLEGFDMKPYLHKDCKSVVTVYNLVSVICHHGTVGGGHYTCFARNPVTDRWYQYDDQHVTEVQASTVQNCQAYVLFYRKHNPQMDLVRAKASEISALNPVHTAEIRFYVAREWLSRFSTFAEPGPINNWTILCLHGGLLQSKMALLDQIAVPISQPLWDFLYCTFGGGPAINMLFECEICKRAAESLKRRQLYELCVFTKFTGMDTEHDCGAIYAISMPWLRKWQQFARGITHKEPGPISNANIALTDAAQTLPIRQVRPGSDYAQVNALLWRFFYGIYGGGPEIMLRGAVTEEIEIIDQDEQFDSDHLGDKFDFSDTESNIGNMNSVDMNESEAMQENLIVDSRSSDDSNRSPILSVHYGNFKEVKNTKRFGGNSKKLRPPLLRNSLRRKNTKSRNAIKSAFGPTGNYNFRRNFDSIENGSAEKVNRHSTQAVDIEPDLQQSAFNTNQKQSFLYENKPRKPNSKSNCAERLGSYSDEIVAVHTGHTKNRSRSKDGVTLQKFVQFPESRETTETDI from the exons ATGGCACAGAAAAGGAGTAAGATGTGTCCACATATTGGCAATGAGCATGTGCTGGAGATTAAAAAGCTTGAAAAG GTAAAGTCATGTGCAGAGTGTGAATATTCCGGACCGAATCTATGGATCTGTCTTCAGAGAAATTGCTTACGTGTGGGATGCTCTGAACAAGCCAATGATCACAGTACTGAACATTTTCAGCTGGATAACTGCCATTGTCTACACATGAATATGTCATCACAACGTTTGTGGTGCTATTTATGTGAACGAGAGGTGTTTATTGACGTGAAGCCAACATTGATAGAGGATCCGTTTATAACAGCAATGAGGTCAACGGTCGCTTcgccaaaatatgaaaaagataGCAGTGATGGAAATGAAAGTGACGAAAACAACGAGGAAATATCGTCGTCATCAAATGGATTAATCGGACTTCAAAACATCGCTAATACCTGTTACATGAACTCAGCACTACAAGCTCTCAGTAACGTACAACCCATGACACATTACTTCCTTAACTGCAGTGATCTGGTTGAACACATTGTTGAGCAAAGTTCAAATCGGAATAAAGTTGGACTTGCTAAAAGTTATCAGCGGTTAATTCATGACATATGGTGCAGAAAGGGTATTGGAAAag ATTACATTGCACCTCGTGGAATATTATATGGAATTCGAAGTGTTCATCCAATGTTTCGTGGCTTTCAGCAGCATGATACCCAAGAGTTTTTGCGTTGTTTTATGGACCAATTACATgaagaattaaaagaaaatagcCATGTATTGCCAATAATGTCATCTACCAAAACTCCAATGATAGAGACGAACACCTCCGAAGAACCAGTAGATTCAGACTCTGTGTCTCAGTCAAGCTCCTTGTCAGATTCTGAGTATGAAACGTGTGATAGCAGCCTTTCCCAGCATTCTAATCAAGTTAAAGGACAGTTAAATGCAAGTAGCGCAGATCGTAGTCGAAGAACGCGTAAATCACACAACAGTTCATCGCAGCCTCAAGCAGAAGTTCATTCAATTATAAGTGATGTATTTGATGGAAAATTACTCTCATCTGTACAATGCCTCACTTGTGATCGCATTTCCACACGCGAAGAAACGTTTCAAGATCTTTCGTTACCCATTCCGAATCGAGACTATTTGAACATGCTCCATCAAAACCATAGCTTAAGCGCTCAAAGTCTTAATTCAATTGACACTTTGGCACCTAATAACACAGACGGATGGTTCACCTGGTTCTGGAAGGTTTTTCGATCATGGCTGTGGGGCCCTTCTGTCACGTTATATGACTGTATGTCAAGTTTTTTTAGTGCAGACGAACTCAAAGGAGACAATATGTATAG TTgtgaaaagtgcaataaattaaGAACAGGAATTAAATATTCACAAATTTTGGAACTACCGGAGGTGCTGTGCATTCACTTGAAGCGATTCCGTCATGATTTGTCCTACAGTTCGAAAATATCGTCACCAGTTCATTTTCCTCTTGAAGGTTTCGATATGAAACCATATTTACATAAAGATTGTAAATCAGTGGTAACAGTGTACAATTTGGTTTCTGTAATTTGTCATCATGGTACCGTAGGCGGTGGTCATTATACATGTTTTGCCCGTAATCCTGTTACAGATCGTTGGTACCAAtatgatgatcaacacgtcacaGAAGTACAAGCTAGCACTGTTCAGAACTGTCAagcatatgttttattttatcgaAAGCATAATCCTCAAATGGATCTAGTTAGAGCAAAGGCAAGTGAAATTTCTGCGTTGAATCCAGTCCACACGGCAGAAATTCGATTTTATGTTGCACGTGAATGGCTCTCAAGATTTAGTACATTTGCGGAACCTGGACCAATCAATAATTGGACAATACTGTGTTTACACGGTGGCCTCCTACAGTCTAAAATGGCTTTGTTAGATCAGATTGCAGTACCTATATCTCAGCCATTGTGGGATTTTCTATATTGTACATTTGGTGGCGGGCCTGCTATAAACATGTTGTTTGAATGCGAAATTTGCAAAAGAGCAGCTGAATCTCTGAAACGACGCCAACTTTATGAATTATGTGTGTTCACGAAATTCACTGGTATGGATACTGAACATGATTGTGGCGCCATATATGCCATATCAATGCCTTGGCTGCGAAAATGGCAACAATTTGCTCGCGGGATTACTCATAAGGAACCGGGACCCATTTCTAATGCTAATATTGCCCTAACAGATGCTGCTCAGACGTTACCAATTCGACAAGTGCGACCGGGCTCGGACTATGCCCAGGTGAATGCTCTTCTGTGGCGTTTCTTTTATGGTATTTATGGAGGAGGGCCAGAAATAATGCTTCGAGGAGCGGTTACAGAAGAG atTGAAATCATTGACCAAGATGAACAGTTCGATTCTGACCATTTAGGagacaaatttgatttttctgatACGGAAAGCAATATAGGAAATATGAATTCTGTTGATATGAATGAATCTGAAGCGATGcaagaaaatttaattgtagATAGTAGAAGTTCGGATGACAGTAATCGTTCGCCAATATTGTCTGTTCATTATGGCAATTttaaagaagtcaaaaatacaAAACGTTTTGGAGGTAATAGTAAGAAGCTACGCCCACCATTACTTCGAAATAGTCTACGAAGAAAGAACACAAAAAGCCGAAATGCTATTAAAAGTGCATTTGGACCTACAG GTAATTACAATTTTCGGAGGAACTTCGATAGCATAGAAAATGGTTCAGCGGAAAAAGTAAACAGACATTCCACTCAAGCAGTTGATATCGAACCCGACTTACAGCAAAGTGCATTTAATACAAATCAAAAGCAATCATTCCTATATGAAAACAAGCCTAGAAAACCAAATTCAAAGAGCAACTGTGCCGAAAGATTAGGATCATATTCTGACGAAATAGTAGCGGTGCATACTGGACATACTAAAAATAGATCGAGAAGTAAAGATGGCGTAACTCTTCAGAAATTTGTTCAGTTTCCGGAATCCAGAGAGACCACCGAAACTGATATTTAA